A window from Nitrosopumilus adriaticus encodes these proteins:
- a CDS encoding trans-sialidase has protein sequence MAAAKKQTKQDLEKKIAELEAKLTKLSTQLEAKPAEVKPAETKPAETKPAEAKPAPTTKPKGVLPKGMEAKPAEAPKPQEAPKPAEKPAPTTKPKGVLPKGMEAKPAEAPKPQEAPKPAETTSQPPATVQEALENAYYTAPMTSFHDYRAKVTGYSPAPNRYFVRLHAPVGSVPTRNWNDQKATVTGYTAPSNQYFATRQRMAFHPADKRFGSFSGVDMSVEGVEVKAQTQAPPPEAPKPAKGTLPKGF, from the coding sequence ATGGCAGCTGCTAAAAAGCAAACAAAGCAAGATCTTGAAAAAAAGATTGCCGAATTAGAAGCAAAACTAACTAAATTATCAACACAACTTGAAGCAAAACCTGCTGAAGTTAAACCAGCTGAGACAAAGCCAGCAGAAACAAAACCTGCTGAAGCAAAACCAGCTCCAACTACCAAACCTAAAGGTGTTCTACCAAAGGGTATGGAAGCAAAACCAGCAGAAGCTCCTAAACCACAGGAAGCACCAAAGCCAGCTGAAAAACCAGCTCCAACTACCAAACCTAAAGGTGTTCTACCAAAGGGTATGGAAGCAAAACCAGCAGAAGCTCCTAAACCACAGGAAGCACCAAAGCCAGCTGAAACAACATCACAACCTCCAGCAACAGTACAAGAGGCTTTAGAGAACGCATACTACACTGCTCCAATGACATCATTTCATGATTACAGAGCAAAGGTAACAGGCTATTCTCCAGCACCTAACAGATACTTTGTTAGATTACATGCACCTGTTGGAAGCGTTCCAACAAGAAACTGGAATGATCAAAAAGCAACAGTTACTGGTTATACAGCACCATCAAACCAATACTTTGCAACAAGACAAAGAATGGCATTCCATCCAGCTGACAAAAGATTTGGATCATTTAGTGGAGTTGACATGAGTGTTGAAGGCGTTGAGGTAAAAGCACAAACACAAGCACCTCCACCAGAAGCACCAAAGCCAGCTAAAGGTACACTCCCAAAAGGTTTCTAA